The genomic window GCGCCGGGGTGCCGAGCGCCGCCGCCAGGTGCAGCGCGCCCGAGTCGGGACCGAAGGCGAGCCGGGCCCGGGCGAGGACGGCAAGCAGCTGCCGGAGCGTGGTGCGGCCCACCAGATCGCGCACGCCGCCGTCGATCGCGCGCAGCGTATCGAGCGCGAAGGGCGCGTCGGCCGCGGCGCCGAGCAGGACCGCGCTCGCGCCGTGCCGCGCGTGCAGCTCGCGCAGCACGGCCGCGGTGTCCTCCGCGAACCAGCGCCGGCTCGGGCACGAGGAGCCGACGCACGCGGCCACCAGCGGGCCGTCGAGGCCGGCGGTCAGCGCCGCCGCGTCCCCCGCCTCCTCGGCCGACGGCGCGAGCCCGAACTCGATCGGCACGGGCGGAAGGCCGAGGGCCTCGGCGAAGGCCAGGAACTGGGCGAGCTTCGGCCGCTCGATCCCCTGGGGCGGGAGGCGGCGCGTGGCGAGGAGCCAGCTCCCCTCGCGCCCGTCGGCGCGCGCGAAGGCGAGTCGCTCGGCCGCACCCGAGGCACGCGCGATGAGCGCGCTCTTGATGCCCCGTCCGAGGTCGAGGGCCACCTGGTAGCGCTCTCGGCGCACGCGCTGCAGGAACGGCGGCAGGGCGCGGATGCCCCGCGGGCGCTCGAAGACGTGCAGCCGGTCGAGCCACGGGTGGCCGGAGAGGAGCGGCGCCGAGGGCGGCTCCACGGCCCAGCCGAGCCAGGCGTCGGGCCGCGCGCGCCGGATGCGCCCGAGGAGCGGGAGGGCGCGGATCACGTCGCCGAGCGCGCCGGGCAGGACGATCAGCAGCCGCACGCGTCCCCCAGGACGAGGCGCGGGTCGTGGCCCGTGTAGGCGGCGCGGAAGGCGCGGCGCTCCTCGGCGCCGGCGAGCCGCCCTCCGGGATCGAGCTTGGCGAGCGAGCGTACGAGACGGCGGAGGTTCCGGCCGCGCGCGGGCGCGCGCAACGGAGCGGCGCCGAGCCAGGCGCGGTCGAAGTCGAGGAGTGCCACGCGCACGCCCTCGGGGCCGGGGTGGACGAGGAGGTTCCGCAGGTTCAGGTCGGCGTGGAACACGCCCGCCGCGTGCAACCCGGCGACGGCGCGCCCGGCGGCGGCGGCGAGCCCGCAGCGGGCTCCCCGATCGGCCGCCCGGCGGAGCGCCTCGAGCAGGGTCGTGGCCTCGGGCACCTCG from Deltaproteobacteria bacterium includes these protein-coding regions:
- a CDS encoding glycosyltransferase family 9 protein, encoding MRLLIVLPGALGDVIRALPLLGRIRRARPDAWLGWAVEPPSAPLLSGHPWLDRLHVFERPRGIRALPPFLQRVRRERYQVALDLGRGIKSALIARASGAAERLAFARADGREGSWLLATRRLPPQGIERPKLAQFLAFAEALGLPPVPIEFGLAPSAEEAGDAAALTAGLDGPLVAACVGSSCPSRRWFAEDTAAVLRELHARHGASAVLLGAAADAPFALDTLRAIDGGVRDLVGRTTLRQLLAVLARARLAFGPDSGALHLAAALGTPALSLWGPTSPVRSAPFGCERLTVVGRAPCAPCFLRACPIGRVCMRDVAADAVVARAAAVLAQ